GACATGTGCCTCCTGCGTCGGTCGTGTCGAGAAGGCTATTGCCAAGGTGCCGGGGGTCGTCAAGGCTTCGGTCAATCTTGCGACGGAGCGCGCCGATATTGCTTTTTCAGGAGCGCCGAACGTTTCGGCCGTTGTCGATGCCGTGCGAAATGCAGGCTATAGCGTCGACGAGAAAACCATCGAACTCGATATCGAGGGCATGACTTGCGCGTCCTGTGTCGGCCGTGTCGAAAAGGCGCTGAAGGCCGTTTCCGGTGTCTCAGACGCGAGTGTCAATCTCGCAACGGAGCGCGCCACCGTCCGCGTCGCCGGCAATGCCGTCTCTGCCGCCAGGCTGGCCGAAGCAATCAGCCAAGCCGGTTACAAGGCAAACGAGATCGTCGCCGACAAGGCCAAGGGTGACGAGCCGGACCGGCGCGAAGCCGAATTGCGCGGTTTGAAAATCAGCCTGGCCACCGCTGTTGCCCTGACGCTGCCGGTCTTCATTCTGGAGATGGGCTCGCATCTGGTGCCCGCCATCCATGATTTCGTGATGGAAACCGTCGGCATGCGGGAAAGCTGGTATCTGCAATTCGCGCTGACCACGCTTGTCCTCTTCGGGCCGGGCCTGCGGTTCTTCAAAAAAGGCATCCCCGCACTTCTGCGGCTGGCGCCGGATATGAATTCGCTGGTGGTGCTGGGCACCGCCGCCGCCTGGGGGTTCTCGGTAGTCGCCACCTTCGTGCCCGAAATCCTGCCGAGAGGCACGGCCAATGTCTATTATGAGGCCGCAGCGGTGATCGTCACGCTTATCCTGCTCGGCCGTTTCCTCGAGGCGCGCGCCAAGGGCCGCACCAGCGAGGCGATAAAGCGGCTCGTCGGCCTGCAGGCCAAGTCCGCCCGTGTGATACGCAATGGTGAAACCATCGATGTGCCGCTGCAGGATGTTGCGACTGGCGATGTCATCGTCGTCCGTCCCGGCGAGAAAGTGCCAGTCGATGGTCTGGTGCTTGATGGTTCTTCCTATGTCGACGAATCGATGATTACAGGCGAGCCGGTGCCGGTGACCAAGACGGCTGGGTCCGAAGTCGTGGGCGGTACGGTCAACAGAAACGGCTCCTTCACGTTCCGCGCCACGAAGGTCGGCGCCGACACGCTGATCGCGCAGATCATCCGCATGGTCGAGGCAGCGCAGGCCGACAAACTGCCGATACAGGCGCTGGTGGACAAGGTGACCAACTGGTTCGTGCCTGCAGTCATGCTCGCTGCACTCGTCACCTTCATCGTCTGGTTCATTCTCGGACCGGACCCGGCCTTGACCTTTGCGCTGGTTAACGCCGTCGCTGTCCTCATCATCGCTTGCCCCTGCGCCATGGGCCTTGCCACCCCGACCTCGATCATGGTCGGAACCGGCCGTGCAGCCGAAATGGGCGTGCTGTTCCGGCGCGGCGATGCTCTCCAGACTTTGCGTGATGCCGATGTCATCGCCGTCGACAAGACCGGCACGCTGACGCTCGGTAAGCCGACACTGGTGCATTTCACCACGACCGAAGGCTTCGATCAGGATGAGGTGTTGCGCCTTGTCGCCTCGCTTGAGAGCCGTTCCGAACATCCCATAGCCGAAGCTATCGTCGAGGCGGCAAAACATGGTGGCCTGACGCTTGCCGACGCGGCCGGCTTTGAGGCGACCCCAGGTTTCGGCGTTGCGGCAACGGTTGACGGCCGCAAGGTCGAGGCGGGCGCCGACCGCTTCATGGTGAAGCTCGGTTACGACATTGCGAAGTTCGCCGACGATGCCGACCGGCTGGGCAGGGAAGGGCAGTCGCCGCTTTATGCCGCTGTCGATGGCCGGCTGGCCGCCATCATCGCTGTTGCCGATCCGATCAAGCCGACGACCCCGGAGGCGATAGCAGCGCTGCATGCGCTTGGTCTCAAGGTCACGATGATAACAGGCGATAACCGCCGCACGGCCGAAGCCATTGCCCGCCGTCTTGGTATCGACGAAGTGGTGGCGGAAGTACTGCCTGACGGCAAGGTCGAGGCCGTTAAAAGACTTGCGGCCGATGGCCGGCGGGTGGCCTTCGTCGGTGATGGCATCAACGATGCGCCGGCCCTTGCGGCGGCCGATGTAGGTCTCGCAATCGGCACGGGTACGGATGTCGCCATAGAAAGCGCCGATGTGGTGTTGATGTCTGGCGATTTGCGCGGTGTCGCGAATGCCATTGCGTTGTCCAAGGCGACGATCCGCAACATCCGCCAGAACCTGTTCTGGGCCTTTGCCTATAATGCCGCACTCGTTCCCGTGGCGGCCGGAATATTGTATCCTGCCAACGGTGTTCTGCTGTCGCCTGTTCTTGCTGCCGGAGCCATGGCGCTTTCCAGCGTGTTTGTCTTGACCAACGCGCTGCGTCTCAAAAGCTTCCGCCCGCCGCTGCTGGACAGATCGTCCGGCATGCAACTCGCAGCGGCAGAATAGGGGGCGGATGTGATGACGCCTGGAAACACAGTCTATTTGCCACGTATCGGAC
This region of Agrobacterium tumefaciens genomic DNA includes:
- a CDS encoding heavy metal translocating P-type ATPase is translated as MSQIQIQANHSIAIEGMTCASCVGRVEKAIAKVPGVVKASVNLATERADIAFSGAPNVSAVVDAVRNAGYSVDEKTIELDIEGMTCASCVGRVEKALKAVSGVSDASVNLATERATVRVAGNAVSAARLAEAISQAGYKANEIVADKAKGDEPDRREAELRGLKISLATAVALTLPVFILEMGSHLVPAIHDFVMETVGMRESWYLQFALTTLVLFGPGLRFFKKGIPALLRLAPDMNSLVVLGTAAAWGFSVVATFVPEILPRGTANVYYEAAAVIVTLILLGRFLEARAKGRTSEAIKRLVGLQAKSARVIRNGETIDVPLQDVATGDVIVVRPGEKVPVDGLVLDGSSYVDESMITGEPVPVTKTAGSEVVGGTVNRNGSFTFRATKVGADTLIAQIIRMVEAAQADKLPIQALVDKVTNWFVPAVMLAALVTFIVWFILGPDPALTFALVNAVAVLIIACPCAMGLATPTSIMVGTGRAAEMGVLFRRGDALQTLRDADVIAVDKTGTLTLGKPTLVHFTTTEGFDQDEVLRLVASLESRSEHPIAEAIVEAAKHGGLTLADAAGFEATPGFGVAATVDGRKVEAGADRFMVKLGYDIAKFADDADRLGREGQSPLYAAVDGRLAAIIAVADPIKPTTPEAIAALHALGLKVTMITGDNRRTAEAIARRLGIDEVVAEVLPDGKVEAVKRLAADGRRVAFVGDGINDAPALAAADVGLAIGTGTDVAIESADVVLMSGDLRGVANAIALSKATIRNIRQNLFWAFAYNAALVPVAAGILYPANGVLLSPVLAAGAMALSSVFVLTNALRLKSFRPPLLDRSSGMQLAAAE